TTTTTGTGGAGAGAGAGATTCGTTTGATAGACGAAGGTGACGATGATTTTAAAGGCGATCGGGGAGATCTGGTCCGTTGATTTTATTCTGACGTGGCGCTCGGATCGTAGCTCACGCAAGGTGGATAAGGAGATTGGAGAGTGGGACCCGAATCGATAAACTCGAGATAGTTCGATCGGAGGGTCAGAAATCAATCTCACATGCCCGCATCTCACGCTTTCATGTTATTTACGATCGTACCCTTACCTTTATCTTGTCTGTGATCAAATACCTTCTCGATTGCCATTTATTTACACTACTACCCCCTTCCTAGGATCTTAGCCGCCAGCTCTATTCAATGATCAAACGATTGGAATAATAAAGTCCTTGGCCCATCAACTAAAAGCCCATTAAGGAATTATTGGATATTATACAAAGCAGCCCCAAATGTTTGATTAGAGTCAATCGAGTCCTCTAtccttttatcttcttcttgagATGAGAAGTCTCTCCATCTCCACCGTTCCTCTGTCGCCGTTTCGGCTTCAGACAAAGACCCGAATCTCAACACTCAGCACCCGAACGAATCTCCACTCATTCAACCTCAACCCGACAAGAACTGTCTCGAAAGTTAGAGGTCTGAGAGAAGAGAATGATTCGAGATTCGTTGATGAAAATGGCGCAGTTGATGACATGGAAGGTTACTTAGGCAATCTCTCTCTCGAATACGACTCCGTATGGGACACAAAGCCCTCCTGGTACGTCTGTGATCTGGTTTGTATTTTTGCAATCAAGAAGTGTTCCTGTTCTCGTCTGACATGTGTTCTTCCAGGTGTCAGCCCTGGACGATAATGGTAACGGGTCTATCAATAGTGGCATGTAGCTGGGTGATACTACACTCTGTTTTGGTTTCATCGCTTGCCGTTGGTTTAGTTGGCGCTTGGTGGTACATTTTCCTTTATAGCTACCCAAAGGTATGATTTTTTATTCACCACCCAAAGTCGTTGACTTTCGGACAAGTCTTGGTCTTGTTTTTTTAGAGAGATCTGAtggttttgtgttcttgtttGCTTTTTTCAGTCGTATTCAGAAATGATTgctgaaagaagaaaaagagtagCTAATGGTTTTGAAGATATATACGGCAAAAACAAGACATCGTAGAACATCCCAACTTGTAACACTCGTTTGTGTTCTTTCTGTTTGTACATCCATAATGTGTCTGTTTATCTTAGTTTCATTCACAGTTGGGTATATGAATTTCAAAGATTATATAGCTGAACCAAACCATAATGAAAGTTGAACATTTTAAAGCTGCTTTGAGAGGGATAGAGAACATCCATGATTATT
The nucleotide sequence above comes from Brassica napus cultivar Da-Ae chromosome A9, Da-Ae, whole genome shotgun sequence. Encoded proteins:
- the LOC125577663 gene encoding uncharacterized protein LOC125577663, whose protein sequence is MRSLSISTVPLSPFRLQTKTRISTLSTRTNLHSFNLNPTRTVSKVRGLREENDSRFVDENGAVDDMEGYLGNLSLEYDSVWDTKPSWCQPWTIMVTGLSIVACSWVILHSVLVSSLAVGLVGAWWYIFLYSYPKSYSEMIAERRKRVANGFEDIYGKNKTS